One genomic segment of Gimesia chilikensis includes these proteins:
- a CDS encoding carboxypeptidase-like regulatory domain-containing protein, translated as MRYNRLLLCCLFLGLVGCGGGGSENTLEVYPVSGTVTVDGEAVQGVSVTFFPEGTTKGNGGFGATDASGQFTLKDRDQRDGVAEGTYRVLLTRLVKPDGSPIGGEEMAADVGAVNQLPDIYNDPKGSPLTATVGQTNEPFKFEIKGKK; from the coding sequence ATGCGTTACAATCGACTACTTTTGTGTTGTTTATTTCTTGGTCTGGTGGGCTGCGGTGGAGGCGGCAGCGAAAACACGCTGGAAGTCTACCCGGTCAGCGGAACAGTTACCGTTGATGGAGAAGCCGTCCAGGGTGTCTCGGTCACATTTTTCCCGGAAGGAACGACCAAAGGCAATGGTGGTTTCGGGGCGACAGATGCTTCCGGTCAGTTTACACTAAAAGACCGCGATCAACGTGATGGCGTTGCCGAGGGCACTTATCGCGTCCTGCTGACACGCCTGGTCAAGCCGGATGGCAGCCCCATTGGTGGCGAAGAGATGGCAGCCGACGTGGGGGCTGTCAATCAACTGCCCGATATTTACAACGATCCCAAAGGGTCACCTCTCACGGCGACCGTTGGACAGACCAACGAACCATTCAAATTTGAAATCAAGGGTAAAAAATAA